A DNA window from Trichosurus vulpecula isolate mTriVul1 chromosome 2, mTriVul1.pri, whole genome shotgun sequence contains the following coding sequences:
- the LOC118836198 gene encoding uncharacterized protein C19orf85-like: protein MHPGTPATSGLPEPAPQELCAFVSGVAARILKTLQPRKARPPRRKPNHRRFLYNQLCRSFADIEEATQHLALTVLSQQGPGRQPKPRLQRPSSPFLGVAQALAAPESPGPGLALSPRALRSPTHELFEIIPLSPRLQTPGPSLLPPVAGDPSMLAQVPPACSLFVQAPHLPPMPCGPAELSHNAADIQYQDPGQCLPYGAPAPLCPRGLRRDPACWDVLGCGD, encoded by the exons ATGCACCCTGGCACCCCAGCCACCTCAGGGCTCCCTGAACCGGCACCCCAGGAGCTGTGCGCCTTCGTGAGTGGAGTGGCTGCCCGAATCTTGAAGACCCTGCAGCCCCGGAAGGCTCGCCCCCCCCGGAGAAAACCCAACCACCGGAGATTCCTCTACAACCAGCTGTGCAG GAGTTTTGCCGATATCGAGGAAGCCACCCAACACTTGGCCCTGACTGTCCTATCCCAACAGGGTCCAGGCCGCCAGCCCAAGCCCCGGCTCCAGCGGCCGTCCTCGCCCTTCCTCGGGGTGGCCCAAGCCCTGGCTGCCCCAGAGAGTCCGGGGCCAGGGCTGGCCCTGAGTCCCAGGGCTCTCCGGAGCCCGACCCATGAGCTTTTTGAGATCATCCCTTTGAGTCCCAGGCTGCAAACCCCTggcccttcccttcttcccccagtTGCTGGAGACCCCTCCATGCTTGCCCAGGTGCCCCCTGCCTGTTCCCTGTTTGTCCAGGCTCCCCATCTCCCCCCAATGCCCTGTGGTCCCGCGGAGCTGTCCCACAATGCTGCAGACATCCAGTACCAGGACCCGGGTCAATGCCTTCCCTACGGAGCCCCGGCCCCCTTGTGCCCCCGTGGTCTCAGAAGAGACCCTGCTTGCTGGGATGTGCTGGGCTGCGGAGACTGA